A region from the Thalassophryne amazonica chromosome 2, fThaAma1.1, whole genome shotgun sequence genome encodes:
- the LOC117524769 gene encoding UDP-glucuronosyltransferase 2A1-like — MFLWTTSAFSLVIIVIQTAHGGNVLVFPHDGSHWVNMVVLVEELHSRGHNVTVIRPLDSWYIDVTSPYYNTITVDMEGGGNEEFFRQFVSKVIQIKLQQGSVWARLALDMELKDKFFELHRNVCEVVTYIFENKELMKSFRNTKYDVVLTDPANGGGVMLAYFLGLPLVFNARWTVHGEAHFAIAPSPLSYVPFPPGELTDQMTFSERVRNLIFYIMRMHLYKQTVGPHYSALCKRYFGPDVEYFTLFQAADLWLMRVDFVFEFPRPTMPNVVYVGGFQCKPAKPLPAHLKDFVHSSGDHGVILMSLGTLIGQLPDFLADEIAAAFATLPQKVIWRYKGHKPATLGNNTLLVKWMPQNDLLGHPKMKLFVSHGGTNGLYEAIYHGVPVVGIPVVFDQADNLAKMRAKGVAKVLDISELDRRIFWNAIQEVLNEPSYTMNMQRLSRLHRDQLIKPLDSALFWIEFVMRHKGAAHLRTESYQLPWYSYHSVDVMLFFLTIAFISLFIFAVVARECFRLCFKRKVKSD, encoded by the coding sequence atgtttctgTGGACGACTTCTGCCTTCTCTCTTGTGATCATCGTTATTCAAACCGCCCACGGTGGTAACGTGCTGGTGTTTCCACATGACGGCAGCCACTGGGTGAACATGGTGGTCCTCGTGGAGGAGCTGCACTCGAGGGGCCACAATGTGACTGTGATACGGCCTTTAGACAGCTGGTACATTGATGTCACGTCTCCCTACTACAACACCATCACAGTGGATATGGAAGGTGGTGGAAATGAGGAGTTTTTTCGTcaatttgtctccaaagtaattcAAATTAAACTACAGCAGGGCTCTGTCTGGGCCCGTTTAGCTTTAGACATGGAATTAAAAGACAAATTCTTTGAATTGCACAGGAATGTTTGTGAAGTTGTCACATACATATTTGAGAATAAGGAGCTGATGAAGTCCTTTAGAAACACTAAGTACGATGTGGTTTTGACCGATCCTGCTAACGGAGGAGGAGTCATGCTCGCTTATTTCCTGGGATTGCCGCTAGTCTTCAATGCTCGATGGACTGTTCATGGTGAAGCGCATTTTGCAATCGCACCTTCTCCGCTTTCTTATGTCCCATTCCCACCTGGAGAATTAACAGACCAAATGACATTTTCAGAGCGTGTTAGAAACCTGATTTTTTACATTATGAGGATGCATCTTTACAAACAGACGGTGGGGCCGCACTATTCTGCCTTATGCAAGCGTTACTTTGGTCCAGATGTGGAGTACTTCACCCTGTTCCAGGCTGCAGATCTGTGGCTAATGAGAGTCGACTTTGTCTTTGAGTTCCCTCGGCCCACGATGCCTAACGTTGTGTACGTGGGAGGGTTCCAGTGTAAACCTGCCAAACCTCTTCCTGCACACTTGAAAGACTTCGTCCACAGCTCAGGGGATCATGGAGTCATCCTCATGTCTCTGGGGACTTTGATTGGACAACTACCTGATTTCTTAGCAGATGAGATCGCTGCAGCTTTTGCCACACTGCCTCAGAAAGTCATCTGGAGGTACAAAGGCCATAAACCAGCAACTCTGGGCAACAACACTTTATTAGTCAAGTGGATGCCACAGAACGACCTCTTAGGCCATCCCAAAATGAAACTATTTGTGAGCCACGGGGGTACGAATGGACTTTATGAGGCTATATATCATGGCGTTCCAGTTGTTGGCATCCCGGTTGTGTTCGATCAAGCTGATAACCTCGCTAAGATGAGAGCAAAGGGTGTTgcaaaagttttagatatttCTGAACTGGATAGAAGAATATTTTGGAATGCTATACAGGAAGTCCTAAATGAACCCTCTTACACCATGAACATGCAGAGACTTTCCAGACTGCACAGAGACCAGCTGATAAAACCACTGGACAGCGCCCTCTTCTGGATAGAGTTTGTTATGAGACATAAAGGTGCAGCTCACCTCAGAACAGAATCCTACCAACTGCCTTGGTATTCTTACCACTCTGTTGATGTCATGTTATTTTTCCTAACAATTGCATTTATTAGTTTGTTCATTTTTGCCGTAGTAGCAAGGGAGTGCTTTAGACTGTGTTTCAAAAGAAAAGTGAAATCAGACTAA